A genome region from Procambarus clarkii isolate CNS0578487 chromosome 78, FALCON_Pclarkii_2.0, whole genome shotgun sequence includes the following:
- the LOC123748433 gene encoding mucin-22-like — protein sequence MAEGIVCRIRKENSNMNMDFTAEIYNEALLNERTVLAAKNEDVYKLNNIIQSYIQSEAVTYKSVNNVVEADEAVNYPTEFLSSLDLPRIPSHVRQLKIGVPIIMLRDINQSKLCNVTRLAVKKNNQRRCRSNNLDRTFQSYHMLLLPLYFTGTPSTETGESTTSQSTDTVDSTKTQSTETVESTTTQSTETVDSTTTQSTDSVESTTSQSTDTVESATTQSTETVESTTTQSTETVESTTTQSTETVESTTTQSTETVESTTTQSTDTMNSTTTHSTETVESTTAQSTDTLESMTTQSTDTVESSTTQSTDTVESTTTQSTDTVESTTTQSTDNVESSTTQSTDTVEFSTTQSTDTVESTTTQSTDTVESTTIQSTDTVESTTTQSTDNVESTTTQSTDTEESTSTQSTDAVESTTTQSTDNVESTTTQSTDTVESTTTQSTDTEESTSTQSTDTVESTTTQSTDTVESTTIQSTDTVESTTTQSTDTVDSTTTQSTDTVGSTTTQSTETVESTTTQSTETVDSTTTQSTDTVESTTSQSTDTVESTTTQSTETVESTTTQSTDNVESTTTQSTDTVESTITQSTDTEESTSTQSTDAVESTTTQSTDNVESTTTQSTDTVESTTTQSTDTEESTSTQSTDTVESTTQSTDTVESTTIQSTDTVESTTTQSIDNVGSTTTQSTDTVESTTTQSTDSVGCTTTQSTDTVESTTTQSIDNVGSTTIQSTDTVESTTTQSTDSVGSTTTQSTDTEESTSTQLTDAVESTTTQSTDTVRSTTTQSTDTVDSTTTQSTDTVGSTTTQSTDTVNSTTTQSTDTVESTTTQSTDTVESTTIQSTDKVESTTTQSTDTVESTTTQSTDTVESTTTQSTDTVESTTTQSTDTEESTTTQSTDTVESTTTQSTDTVNSTTTQSTDTVDSTTMQWTQHSTERKEDELKAITAS from the exons ATGGCAGAAGGTATTGtctgtcgaatacgcaaggaaaattcaaatatgaacatggatttcacagcagaaatctacaacgaagcgttg CTGAATGAACGAActgttcttgcggccaagaacgaAGACGTCTacaaacttaacaatattattcagtcttacattcaaagcgaggcagtcacttACAAGTCCGTCAACAATGTTgtagaagcagatgaagcggttaattatccaactgaATTTTTgagttcactcgatctgccaaggataccatcacacgtacggcaattgaaaatcggcgtgccaattatcatgttgcgagatATCAACCAGTCAAAACTTTGCAACGtcacgcgccttgcagtaaaaaaaaataatcagcgtcgttgtagaagcaacaatcttgacaggacctttcaaag TTACCATATGCTTCTCTTGCCCCTCTACTTCACAGGAACACCGTCGACTGAGACTGGGGAATCCACTACTTCACAGTCGACTGATACTGTGGACTCCACGAAAACACAGTCGACTGAGACTGTGGAATCCACGACAACACAGTCGACTGAAACTGTGGACTCCACGACAACACAGTCGACTGATTCTGTGGAATCCACGACATCACAGTCGACGGATACTGTGGAATCCGCGACAACACAGTCGACTGAGACTGTGGAATCCACGACAACACAGTCGACTGAGACTGTGGAATCCACGACAACACAGTCGACTGAGACTGTGGAATCCACGACAACACAGTCGACTGAGACTGTGGAATCCACGACAACACAGTCGACTGATACTATGAACTCTACGACAACACATTCGACTGAGACTGTGGAATCCACGACAGCACAGTCGACTGATACTTTGGAATCCATGACAACACAGTCGACTGATACTGTAGAATCCTCGACAACTCAGTCGACTGATACTGTAGAATCCACGACAACACAATCGACTGATACTGTGGAATCCACGACAACACAGTCGACTGATAATGTGGAATCCTCGACAACACAGTCGACTGATACTGTAGAATTCTCGACAACACAGTCGACTGATACTGTAGAATCCACGACAACACAGTCGACTGATACTGTAGAATCCACGACAATACAGTCGACTGATACTGTGGAATCCACGACAACACAGTCGACTGATAATGTGGAATCCACGACAACACAGTCGACTGATACCGAAGAATCCACATCAACACAGTCGACTGATGCTGTAGAATCCACGACAACACAGTCGACTGATAATGTGGAATCCACGACAACACAGTCGACTGATACTGTAGAATCGACGACAACACAGTCGACTGATACTGAAGAATCCACATCAACACAGTCGACTGATACTGTAGAATCCACGACAACACAGTCGACTGATACTGTAGAATCCACGACAATACAGTCGACTGATACTGTGGAATCCACGACAACACAGTCGACTGATACTGTGGACTCCACGACAACACAGTCGACTGATACTGTGGGATCCACGACAACACAGTCGACTGAGACTGTAGAATCCACGACAACACAGTCGACTGAAACTGTGGACTCCACGACAACACAGTCGACTGATACTGTGGAATCCACGACTTCACAGTCGACGGATACTGTGGAATCCACGACAACACAGTCGACTGAGACTGTGGAATCCACGACAACACAGTCGACTGATAATGTGGAATCCACGACAACACAGTCGACTGATACTGTAGAATCCACGATAACACAGTCGACTGATACCGAAGAATCCACATCAACACAGTCGACTGATGCTGTAGAATCCACGACAACACAGTCGACTGATAATGTGGAATCCACGACAACACAGTCGACTGATACTGTAGAATCGACGACAACACAGTCGACTGATACTGAAGAATCCACATCAACACAGTCGACTGATACTGTAGAATCCACAACACAGTCGACTGATACTGTAGAATCCACGACAATACAGTCGACTGATACTGTGGAATCCACGACAACACAGTCGATTGATAATGTGGGATCCACAACAACACAGTCGACTGATACTGTAGAATCCACGACAACACAGTCGACTGATAGTGTGGGATGCACGACAACACAGTCGACTGATACTGTAGAATCCACGACAACACAGTCGATTGATAATGTGGGATCCACGACAATACAGTCGACTGATACTGTGGAATCCACGACAACACAGTCGACTGATAGTGTGGGATCCACGACAACACAGTCGACTGATACTGAAGAATCCACATCAACACAGTTGACTGATGCTGTAGAATCCACGACAACACAGTCGACTGATACTGTGCGATCCACGACAACACAGTCGACTGATACTGTGGACTCCACGACAACACAGTCGACTGATACTGTGGGATCCACGACAACACAGTCGACTGATACTGTGAACTCCACGACAACACAGTCGACTGATACTGTGGAATCCACGACAACACAGTCGACTGATACTGTAGAATCCACGACAATACAGTCGACTGATAAAGTGGAATCCACGACAACACAGTCGACTGATACTGTGGAATCCACGACAACACAGTCGACTGATACTGTGGAATCCACGACAACACAGTCGACTGATACTGTGGAATCAACGACAACACAGTCGACTGATACTGAAGAATCCACGACAACACAGTCGACTGATACTGTGGAATCCACGACAACACAGTCGACTGATACTGTGAACTCCACGACAACACAGTCGACTGATACTGTGGACTCTACGACAATGCAGTGGACACAACATTCAACAGAGCGGAAAGAGGACGAGTTAAAAG CCATCACAGCCTCATGA